In the Methermicoccus shengliensis DSM 18856 genome, AGGAGAGTTTTTAATTACCTTCTCTATTACTTTCACTAAGGGTTTCGCATCGCCTATTTTTCCCTCTATTTCCTCTCGTCTGCGTCGTTCTTTTAACTCTCTTAAACCCTGATGTTTTTTAATTAATTCCGCTATTTTTTCTTCTATTTCTTTTTTTAATTCTCCCTCTCTCAATCTATCTCTACTATTCATAAAAAGATCTTCTCTGGTTCTACCACTAAATTTTGTACAATCGGCTATTATAAGTAGGGAGTCTGCAAGATACGACATACCGACAGATTTTCTAGTAAAAAACGAATCGTGTATGAATCCATGTGCCTGACCATTTACAGTAAAGATTATTCCTTCCTTTCTCGTCTTATAATGTGTTTCCTTACCAGGTTTAAAGACAAATATCTGAAGCTTCATTTCCTGTCCTTTAACTTTAAGAGTGGCGGAACTGGGAAAACCATCTTCGATATTCCTGTACTTATCTTCTTCTAACCTAACGCTTAAACCAGATAGAACAATGTCATAAGCTTGAGCAGTGTATCCTCTCCTCCTTTCAACAAGTAAAATAGGTAGAGCTATATTAGGCACCAAAACTGCCAGCCGGTAATATAAATCAAAGTAAACAGCTGTTTTAAGACCCACCAATTGGTATTCATATAATTTAATAAATGTTCCCCACTCTAAATGTTGCCCCCATGGATTTGGATACTCTCCTGGTAAAAGTGGAAGGCTCTTAGCTTTAAACATAGGTATATTCCCGTGGGGAGCTAAATATTTAAAAGTAGAACTTTTCATTCCCTTCTCGGGATCTACACGTCTAATGACCGTAAACCCCCAATAGTCAGAAGTTCCATCGTTACCTTCTATCTTTACTATTTGTGGATCTCTTCGAGATATAATAAGTTGTAAATTATGTTTTCCACAAAATTGTAAGGCACCAGTGCCACCCATATTAAATTTACCTTGAACAAAAGGTATACGCAATTTGTTTGATTTTGTTAAGGATAAAAATGTTTCAGACATCTTCTTAGGAGTTTGCCCCTCTCCTTTATCAATAATTGAATAATTTGGATTAGACTTTTTACCAGTTGCCACTATCATGATATTTTCAGCTAATTCTCGTCTCTTTTTAGGTAATAAATTTGTTAGCATACCATGCCTGATACCAAAAAATTCCTCCAATGCATCTTCGGTGGTTGGAGGAGCTTCATCCCCTTCTGGATCAATTCCCCTTCGAAGGCACTCCCTCATTAGCATAGCATCCACAGAATTTACAATTTTTTCAACTAAAGCAGAATCTGGTGCACTTTGTTGATTACCTATTGTAGCAAAGTTATTTTCGTTGTCTCCATAGTATCTCCATGCACTAGAATCATCCCAATATCCCCATTCTTTCAATAAGTCAATTACTTCCTTTTCTGTTTCGGCTCTTGATAAACTAATACAAAGGGATTTTAGGCTTTTCATTTATAACACCCCCTTGACAATGGCAGATAACGTCCAGCGGCTATCTGAAGTCCTCGCAAGAGGATTTGGGCGAAAGCACGAAGTGCTAAAGCCAGATGCCCGCTTGTTGTTCGAGTACGGTAGCACCGAGCCAACGAAGTTGGCGAGAGTCGTGGACGAAAGGGCATCATTTTTGCTTTTAGATTTTGTTCTGTAATTTTAGTCTGGCATGGCCTCTCAACTTTCATAGTTTTTCCTCCAATATTCTTAGAATATCGTTCAATTTATTGTCAATAACGTAGAGTTTATGATGAGGCAATTTTTCTATGAAACGATCGTAGTCCCAATCATTTTCCAAATGGTCTTTTATTGTATTCGCATAGTGATAATAATCGTTGAACAACTCGACGTTCTCTTCCGGAAAATTAAATGATGCTTTAAATACACAGTCCATTTCGATAGATTGGTATAATTTATGCATTTTCTCTTGACCTTCAATCGGTTTACGATCCATTAATACAGCCCTTTGAGGGTGTGTAAAATGAAGACCTGCACACATCGAGGAGAACTGGAAGACAATATCAAAACTAAAATCGTTATGTTTCAACGATAATTGCGATTTTTTCCCTTTACTCTCATATTGAATTTGCAATTCTGTATTTGACGGTATGCAAAAATCTAGAAATCCAGCACTTTCAAATATTTTTGAAAAATCCCATGATAGGGATGCAATTATAGAGTCTTTTGATGGTTTTGGTAGGTCTTTAACAGAAATCTTCCTAGAACTTACGCTCTTGGGTATTGGACCGGAAGAAATCTTTCCCTCATGTCTACGAATTTCTATTAGCCATGAGTGTGCAAAAAGCCATGAAAATGAATGGAGGAGAGCGTAAGGTGTAATCTCTATAAAAAATGATTGAACAGTGTCCCAATTCTTTGTTAAGGTCTTAATATCATTTTTAGGTATACTGTTCACAAAACTTATGTAGTTAAAAATACAACTTGGTTGATATATAGGACCTGGAATTCCAAGTGAGTCCTTGTAATAGTTGATAACAATTCTGAATGGAAATGTAAAATCAGGGTCTTCTTGATGACTAAATAGCCATTCCAGTTGTCTGTCACTAACTAACCTTTTTCCATGACTTGTTCGAATATAATAGATCCTATTCTTAATTTCTGGCCCTTCTCTTGAAACAATATATGCATGAGGAATGCCTTTCCTTTTTGGGATATTTACAACCATAATATCTCCATCAGGGCATTGTAAGAATTCTATATCGTATTCAACTATTGGGCTAATCGTATTGTGACAAATATTATCAATAATGTTCTTATAATGGTCTATACCTTTATCATCAAATATCCCTCTACCTTCAAGAGTTGCATCTTTTTTGACTCCTATTAATAATTTACCTCCATAACGATTTGCTAATGCCACAATTTCATAGCCTATATCCCTCTGACCTTCTCCACTTCGTAGTTTCTCTGATTCTTTGAATTCGATTTTCATTGTTTCTTTCTCAGGATTTTTCAAAATTTGATATATTTCATCACATGTGGTCATGGTATCCTTCCTTCAGAATATTGAGTCCCTTTCGTCCACGATTTCGGACAACTCGTTCATATACGCATTGCGTATATCATCCCAATTTGGGATTATACCTGTATTGCATATATACTCATTCTGGATGCCTCTCACCCCAAGCATGTCCAGTGGGCTTCTAATCTTACTCAAATTCTTGGTGCTAACATGAGTATAAATCTCTGTCGTTTTAGAGTTATGTCCCAGCACTTTTTGAATAACCTCAGATCAACCCTGCCTCAAGTGGGTGGCAAAAGAGTGGCGTAAAGAATGAGGGCAGCAGCGGAAGAGATTTATACTGCCCTGTGCAACGGTGCACACACAGCGGGGCCGTAGGGTAGCTTGGACCATCCTTCAGGACTGGGGGTCCTGAGACCGGAGTTCAAATCTCCGCGGCCCCACTTCTCCCTTCCAACACACCTTTCAGTCTGAAAACTCACATAATCGACAGAAGATGGCCACAGGCCCAACGATTGGGCATGCTCAAACAGCACCTTTTTTAAGAGTGGGGAACACAGTGTCAACCCCGGAGATAGTTCACATGGGGCTAATAGAGGAGGCAAAGAGAGGAATCATCACGGAAGAGATGCGAATAGTTGCCGAGAAAGAGGGTGTTGACCCAGAGTTCATAAGACGCGGGGTGGCCAGCGGAAGGATCGTGATGCCCATCTCACCCTACAGAGAGGTCGAGATTTGTGGAATAGGTGAGGGGATCCGAACGAAGGTAAATGCCTCTGTGGGAACATCCTCTGACATCGTGGATGTGGACATGGAGGTGGAGAAGGCCAAAGTGGCCCAGCAGAGTGGTGCTGACACCCTCATGGAGCTTTCCACTGGAGGCGACTTGAGAGAGATCAGAAGAAGGGTGATTGAGGCGACCACGCTGTCGGTGGGAAGCGTCCCGCTGTACGAGGCGTTCATCGAGGCCATCCGAAAGAAGGGAGCTGCAGTGCTCATGGAGGAGGACGACCTCTTCAGGATCATCGAGGAGCAGGCCAAGATGGGCACCAACTTCATGGCCATCCACACGGGTGTGAACTGGATGACGCTGGAGAGGCTCAAGAGGCACGGACGCTATGGAGGCCTGTGCTCGAGGGGAGGGGCATTCATGTCGGCATGGATGCTGCATAACGAGAAGGAGAACCCACTGTACAGCGAGTTCGACTACCTTCTCGAGATACTGAAGGAGCACGAGGTCACCCTCTCCTGCGGAAACGGCATGAGAGCAGGAGCAGTGCACGACTCGCTGGACCGTGCCCAGATGCAGGAGCTCATAATAAACTGTGAGCTTGCGGACAGGGCACATGAGTTCGGTGTGCAGACCATCATCGAGGGGCCCGGGCATATTCCCATCAACCACATCGAGGCGAACGTCAGGGTGATGAAGGAGATGAGCGGCCACAAGCCCTTCTACATGCTTGGGCCCGTGGTGACCGACATCGCGCCTGGATACGACCACGTCGTGGCCTCGATTGGGGCGGCCATGTCCAGCGCTGCGGGCGCTGACTTCATATGTTACGTGACGCCGGCAGAGCATCTTGCCCTGCCCAACGTGGAGGACACTCGCCTCGGCGTGATATGTGCGCGCATAGCGGCCCATGCCGGCGACATGGTGAAGCTGGGCAAGATGGACATGGACCTCGCCATGGGAAGGGCCAGAAGAGACCTCGACTGGGCAAGCCAGATGAAATATGCCATTGACTCGACCACCGCAAGGGGGATAAGAGCCTCGAGATATCCCGAGGACCCCGAAGTGTGCACGATGTGCGGCGAGTACTGCGCCCTCAAAATCGTAAGAGAGAACTTCGACTTTAGCAGGTGAGGGGTCTCCCTCCTCCACGATGGCCACCCCCGTGGGGGCGCCGGAGTCAGTCAGCACACTCAAGAGCTCAGAAATCCTTAAGTACCGGCAAAGACGAGTTTTGTTTAGTAATTTGATAACTAATCAAAATTGTTTCCCCAGAGG is a window encoding:
- the thiC gene encoding phosphomethylpyrimidine synthase ThiC, which translates into the protein MGLIEEAKRGIITEEMRIVAEKEGVDPEFIRRGVASGRIVMPISPYREVEICGIGEGIRTKVNASVGTSSDIVDVDMEVEKAKVAQQSGADTLMELSTGGDLREIRRRVIEATTLSVGSVPLYEAFIEAIRKKGAAVLMEEDDLFRIIEEQAKMGTNFMAIHTGVNWMTLERLKRHGRYGGLCSRGGAFMSAWMLHNEKENPLYSEFDYLLEILKEHEVTLSCGNGMRAGAVHDSLDRAQMQELIINCELADRAHEFGVQTIIEGPGHIPINHIEANVRVMKEMSGHKPFYMLGPVVTDIAPGYDHVVASIGAAMSSAAGADFICYVTPAEHLALPNVEDTRLGVICARIAAHAGDMVKLGKMDMDLAMGRARRDLDWASQMKYAIDSTTARGIRASRYPEDPEVCTMCGEYCALKIVRENFDFSR
- a CDS encoding AlbA family DNA-binding domain-containing protein, which encodes MTTCDEIYQILKNPEKETMKIEFKESEKLRSGEGQRDIGYEIVALANRYGGKLLIGVKKDATLEGRGIFDDKGIDHYKNIIDNICHNTISPIVEYDIEFLQCPDGDIMVVNIPKRKGIPHAYIVSREGPEIKNRIYYIRTSHGKRLVSDRQLEWLFSHQEDPDFTFPFRIVINYYKDSLGIPGPIYQPSCIFNYISFVNSIPKNDIKTLTKNWDTVQSFFIEITPYALLHSFSWLFAHSWLIEIRRHEGKISSGPIPKSVSSRKISVKDLPKPSKDSIIASLSWDFSKIFESAGFLDFCIPSNTELQIQYESKGKKSQLSLKHNDFSFDIVFQFSSMCAGLHFTHPQRAVLMDRKPIEGQEKMHKLYQSIEMDCVFKASFNFPEENVELFNDYYHYANTIKDHLENDWDYDRFIEKLPHHKLYVIDNKLNDILRILEEKL